The Cygnus atratus isolate AKBS03 ecotype Queensland, Australia chromosome 2, CAtr_DNAZoo_HiC_assembly, whole genome shotgun sequence genome window below encodes:
- the ADCYAP1 gene encoding pituitary adenylate cyclase-activating polypeptide encodes MCSKAILALLVYGIIMHCSVYCSPAAGLQYPALRLEDEVYDEDGNTLQDFAYDHEPLGIASPSSVLGEMYTLYYPPEKRHADGIFNKAYRKLLGQLSARKYLHSLMAKRVGGASSGLGDEAEPLTKRHIDGIFTDSYSRYRKQMAVKKYLAAVLGKRYKQRVKNKGRRVAYL; translated from the exons ATGTGTAGCAAAGCGATCCTAGCACTCCTGGTCTATGGCATAATAATGCATTGCAGCGTCTACTGCTCACCTGCGGCTGGACTTCAGTACCCGGCGCTCAG GCTGGAGGATGAAGTGTACGACGAGGACGGGAACACTCTGCAGGACTTCGCCTACGACCACGAGCCCCTGGGGATAGCGAGTCCGTCCTCCGTGCTGGGCGAGATGTACACCTTGTACTACCCACCGGAAAAAAG GCACGCCGATGGGATCTTCAACAAAGCCTACAGGAAACTCCTGGGCCAGTTGTCCGCCAGGAAATATCTGCACTCCCTGATGGCCAAGCGGGTCGG CGGTGCCAGCAGCGGCCTGGGGGACGAGGCGGAACCGCTCACCAAGCGGCACATAGACGGCATCTTCACGGACAGCTACAGCCGCTACCGGAAACAAATGGCTGTCAAGAAATACTTAGCGGCCGTCCTGGGGAAAAGGTATAAAcaaagagttaaaaacaaaggaCGCCGAGTAGCGTATTTGTAG